The Terriglobia bacterium sequence ACCAATATGTCCTGGGATACCGTCCAAACCACCCAGGGCGTGACGGCAAGTGGCGCAAGGTCAAGGTCAAGCTCAATCCGCCGAAAGGCTTGCCGCCTCTGCATGTGTACGCGAAAACGGGTTACTATGCTCCCACGGAATAAGCTGCTGCTGGTGCTCGTGTCCTTGGTTGCACTGAGCGTGTGCCTGGCGGCGCAATCCTCTCCTCCTTCCCCAGGCCCGCCCGCCGGACAACAGCCGGTGGCGGAACCGCTGCCCGGCGACGCCCCCAATCAACCCGGCAATGCCGCGCAGGCGCCGGCCAAGGGTCAGCAGGGACAGGAACCGGCGCGCGAGGACAACGGCGTATTTGTGTTTAAGAAGCAGGTCGAGGAAGTCGTCCTGCACGCCACCGTGGTTGACGACAAGCGCCGCCTCGTGACCGGGCTCACGAAAGACGATTTCCAGGTATTCGAAGACGGAGCGCGGCAGCAGATCACGTCGTTTCGCCGGGAGGACATCCCAGTAGCGGTCGGGATCGTCATTGATAACTCCGGTTCGATGCGCGAGAAGCGCCCCTCGGTGAACCAGGCGTCAGTCAATTTTGTGCGCTCCAGTAATCCGCAGGACGAGGTATTCATTGTCAATTTCAATGACGAGTACTACCTCGACCAGGATTTCACCAACCAGGTTCCCCGCTTGAAAGAGGCGCTGGAGCGGATTGAGTCGCGCGGCGGCACCGCGCTGTACGACGCGGTGGTCGCCTCCGCCGACCACTTGAAGAAAAACGCGCGCCTGGAAAAGAAGGTTCTGCTGGTGGTCACCGACGGCGAGGACAACGCCAGCCGTGAGTCGCTGGAACAGGCCATCCGCCGCTTGCAGGCGGAGAACGGACCCACCGTGTACACCATCGGGCTCCTGGGCGGAGAAAAACAGCGCCGCGCCCGCCGCGCCCTCACCGAGATGGCTGAGCAGACCGGCGGCGTTGCTTTCTTCCCCAAGGACGTCGGGGAGGTGGATTCCTTCACCCAGGCGGTGGCCCACGACATTCGCAACCAGTACACCATCGGCTACAAGCCGATGCGCTCCCAGACCCAGGGCGGGTATCGCACCATCCGGGTGGACGCGCGCGCCCCAGGCCACAAGCACCTGACGGTTCGCACCCGCAGCGGGTATTATCCGGGGCAGGAAAGAGCGGCAAGGTGATCGGCTGATTTGCCGGCAT is a genomic window containing:
- a CDS encoding VWA domain-containing protein, with protein sequence MLPRNKLLLVLVSLVALSVCLAAQSSPPSPGPPAGQQPVAEPLPGDAPNQPGNAAQAPAKGQQGQEPAREDNGVFVFKKQVEEVVLHATVVDDKRRLVTGLTKDDFQVFEDGARQQITSFRREDIPVAVGIVIDNSGSMREKRPSVNQASVNFVRSSNPQDEVFIVNFNDEYYLDQDFTNQVPRLKEALERIESRGGTALYDAVVASADHLKKNARLEKKVLLVVTDGEDNASRESLEQAIRRLQAENGPTVYTIGLLGGEKQRRARRALTEMAEQTGGVAFFPKDVGEVDSFTQAVAHDIRNQYTIGYKPMRSQTQGGYRTIRVDARAPGHKHLTVRTRSGYYPGQERAAR